The sequence TTTTACCACTTTGACTCTAGTCTTCAAACTAGTAATAGACACTAAATGAGATAAAGTATTCTAACCCCAAAAGAGAAACCTTCGTGAAATCCTTAATCTAAACATGTTTCAATCACAAATCTAAAAGTGTTTATTTTAACccataaacataatatattgTTGTCTGCCACTACTACCAGTAAAGTAAACTACACAACACTTACCTGCAAACACGTACATCTTCTATTTTAGGCTATTAATCGAATTATCATTCTATAATCCTTTTTAGCTAATTAGGCTCTTGGTGTTGAAGCCTTGTTCTTTTGTGATTTTCTATAAATGGGGTATAGTCTGATTTTTTTGGTGCTCGTTGGTGAACCTTTCTCAGGTTCCTTGGTTGATGTAAGGTTGTAACATTTCCGAACTTCAATATAATCATATCTCGATGACAAAACGAATATCTTTTTCTACTTTCACCAACTCGcctagaaagaaaatatattgaagtGCGTCAATGTGGGCTTGGAGCTTTAAGCTTCAAAAGCCTCATTCAAAGCCCACATCACAAGTGCAAGGATATTAGATTGATAGATTCTACAAAAATGGGACGTTCTTAGATGCTGCATCTTACTTAAACAACaaaagatacaatttttttatattacagaTTACATAgacgacgacaacaacaacaacaacaacttacgATCTTCCTTCATCATTTATAACAAAGGAGACCAGAATTTTCCCGGTCACCAAATCCTAAAAACCCTTCACAAAGGTTGTTGAAGAGTGACCACCAAGGGACTTGTCACATTTCGTTTCCCATCTGACCAAACTATATGACCAGTCTTCACATTTGTCGCTCCTGGTGACAGCTTCACCTTTGTGGTCTTTACCCTAACAATAAAACTCAGTTTCTGCCCGACCCGTCTGAACGATAGCTTCTCCGGCTCAACCGTCACCGTAGTCCCTCTCGGCGGCCTAATCTTAATCTCATAAACCGAATCAGAGTCGCCTACATTAGTCACTGTCCTAATGAAATGTGTCGACATTTTACTCTCTCCGTACTGCTGAAACACGACTGAAAACGACGGGTAGTTCAAATTCCCAACATGTCCCGCTCGTCTCGCACCGTCGCAGTCCGCTTTGCGACGGGTTATTGTCACAATGTTGGCTCCTGTGTAGTTAGAATTACACAAGAAGTTGATATAATCATAAGATGTTATATCATAGACCAATCCCGGATCCATAGCTTTGGTTGGGTGAACATGACCCGAACCATAATCCATAACCGAAGATGTATTGCCNTCACATTTGTCGCTCCTGGTGACAGCTTCACCTTTGTGGTCTTTACCCTAACAATAAAACTCAGTTTCTGCCCGACCCGTCTGAACGATAGCTTCTCCGGCTCAACCGTCACCGTAGTCCCTCTCGGCGGCCTAATCTTAATCTCATAAACCGAATCAGAGTCGCCTACATTAGTCACTGTCCTAATGAAATGTGTCGACATTTTACTCTCTCCGTACTGCTGAAACACGACTGAAAACGACGGGTAGTTCAAATTCCCAACATGTCCCGCTCGTCTCGCACCGTCGCAGTCCGCTTTGCGACGGGTTATTGTCACAATGTTGGCTCCTGTGTAGTTAGAATTACACAAGAAGTTGATATAATCATAAGATGTTATATCATAGACCAATCCCGGATCCATAGCTTTGGTTGGGTGAACATGACCCGAACCATAATCCATAACCGAAGATGTATTGCCAGTGGACTCATCCATCATAGCCTCACCGCGGTTATCAACCCTGTAAGCCGTTGTCATCAATGCTGATCTTATCGCCGCAGGACTCCAATCCGGATGAGACGCCTTGAGCAGAGCAGCTAGACCAGACACGTGGGGGCACGCCATTGAAGTGCCTGATAAAATGTTGAACTCCGTTCTCCGGTTATCAGAAGAAACACCCGATGGACCAATCCGGTCAGGCCAAGCAGCTAAAATGTTCAAACCGGGTGCGATAACATCCGGTTTAAGAATGTCCGGCGTCTCTGGGTTAGGCCCACGAGCAGAGAAAGATGCCACAACCGGTGCAGGTCGGATCCCAAGTCGAGTCCCTTTGAAAACAATCGTAGCCGTTGGTTTCTTCGATGAACGAGACTTAGACGATTCAGAGATGTACCTTCGTATCTCATCTCCACCAGAAGCACCAACAGATGTCGCCGGTAACACGTGGCAATCGGCGACTAAACCTTCACCGTCGAACACACCATTCGCTATAATCATCCCCAAGCCTCCATTTTTTCTAACGATCTCACCTTTGGTTGCTCTAGAGTTGATTCCTCTATCACAAAGAACGATCTTTCCCTTAACCAAATTCGGATCCAACGAACCTTCGAGACACAGAGACGAAGAGTAACCGTCACCACCGAGTAAACTACCACCGTAAACTAACGGGTACATTCGACCCGGATCCAGACCCGGTCCACCGTAAACACTAACACCTGAAATCATCTTCCCGTTACCGAGCTTCACATTCGCCGGAAAATCCCTATCAATTGTTCCAGCTCCGACTGTAGTCATCCACGGAGCAACGTTCGTCACCGTCAAAGCACCGGGACCTCCGTTTCCGGCGGAAGCAGAGACGAAGATCCCTCTGTCAATAGCTCCGA comes from Camelina sativa cultivar DH55 chromosome 19, Cs, whole genome shotgun sequence and encodes:
- the LOC104765238 gene encoding subtilisin-like protease SBT1.5 isoform X1, with the translated sequence MALFFFFFLLTLLSPSSSSSSTNDLNSLTYIIHVDHEAKPSIFPTHRHWYTSSLTSLTSTTPSIIHTYDTVFHGFSARLTSQDAAQLLNHPHVISVIPEQVRHLHTTRSPEFLGLRSTDKAGLLEESDFGSDLVIGVIDTGIWPERPSFDDRGLGPVPIRWKGQCIASQDFPTTACNRKLVGARFFCGGYEATNGKMNETTEFRSPRDSDGHGTHTASISAGRYVFPASTLGYARGLAAGMAPKARLAAYKVCWNSGCYDSDILAAFDTAVADGVDVISLSVGGVVVPYYLDAIAIGAFGAIDRGIFVSASAGNGGPGALTVTNVAPWMTTVGAGTIDRDFPANVKLGNGKMISGVSVYGGPGLDPGRMYPLVYGGSLLGGDGYSSSLCLEGSLDPNLVKGKIVLCDRGINSRATKGEIVRKNGGLGMIIANGVFDGEGLVADCHVLPATSVGASGGDEIRRYISESSKSRSSKKPTATIVFKGTRLGIRPAPVVASFSARGPNPETPDILKPDVIAPGLNILAAWPDRIGPSGVSSDNRRTEFNILSGTSMACPHVSGLAALLKASHPDWSPAAIRSALMTTAYRVDNRGEAMMDESTGNTSSVMDYGSGHVHPTKAMDPGLVYDITSYDYINFLCNSNYTGANIVTITRRKADCDGARRAGHVGNLNYPSFSVVFQQYGESKMSTHFIRTVTNVGDSDSVYEIKIRPPRGTTVTVEPEKLSFRRVGQKLSFIVRVKTTKVKLSPGATNVKTGHIVWSDGKRNVTSPLVVTLQQPL
- the LOC104765238 gene encoding subtilisin-like protease SBT1.5 isoform X2, which encodes MALFFFFFLLTLLSPSSSSSSTNDLNSLTYIIHVDHEAKPSIFPTHRHWYTSSLTSLTSTTPSIIHTYDTVFHGFSARLTSQDAAQLLNHPHVISVIPEQVRHLHTTRSPEFLGLRSTDKAGLLEESDFGSDLVIGVIDTGIWPERPSFDDRGLGPVPIRWKGQCIASQDFPTTACNRKLVGARFFCGGYEATNGKMNETTEFRSPRDSDGHGTHTASISAGRYVFPASTLGYARGLAAGMAPKARLAAYKVCWNSGCYDSDILAAFDTAVADGVDVISLSVGGVVVPYYLDAIAIGAFGAIDRGIFVSASAGNGGPGALTVTNVAPWMTTVGAGTIDRDFPANVKLGNGKMISGVSVYGGPGLDPGRMYPLVYGGSLLGGDGYSSSLCLEGSLDPNLVKGKIVLCDRGINSRATKGEIVRKNGGLGMIIANGVFDGEGLVADCHVLPATSVGASGGDEIRRYISESSKSRSSKKPTATIVFKGTRLGIRPAPVVASFSARGPNPETPDILKPDVIAPGLNILAAWPDRIGPSGVSSDNRRTEFNILSGTSMACPHVSGLAALLKASHPDWSPAAIRSALMTTAYRVDNRGEAMMDESTGNTSSVMDYGSGHVHPTKAMDPGLVYDITSYDYINFLCNSNYTGANIVTITRRKADCDGARRAGHVGNLNYPSFSVVFQQYGESKMSTHFIRTVTNVGDSDSVYEIKIRPPRGTTVTVEPEKLSFRRVGQKLSFIVRVKTTKVKLSPGATNVKTGHIVWSDGKRNVTSPLVVTLQQPL